One part of the Microbacterium saperdae genome encodes these proteins:
- a CDS encoding AAA family ATPase has protein sequence MDPFWDPNSRRRRQQPVVAVRPTDDAPAPGAQWPTSIPAVAQVLREGIDLDPGVTFLVGENGSGKSTIVEGVAIAYGLSPEGGSRQAKHSTRPTESPLSEWLRLQRGVGANRWGFFLRAETMHSFYTYLEENPSPRGDVAFHEMSHGESFLALLESRFDEPGFYCLDEPEAALSFSSTLSLIAVLQRIVDEGGQVLCATHSPVLAALPGARILEVGDWGIRPAEWNDLELVNHWRSFLDSPPRYLRHLLD, from the coding sequence ATGGATCCGTTCTGGGACCCGAACAGTCGGCGACGGCGGCAGCAGCCGGTCGTGGCCGTGCGTCCGACCGACGATGCGCCCGCACCCGGCGCGCAGTGGCCGACGAGCATCCCGGCCGTCGCGCAGGTGCTGCGGGAGGGAATCGACCTCGACCCCGGCGTCACGTTCCTCGTCGGCGAGAACGGCAGTGGAAAGTCGACCATCGTCGAAGGGGTCGCGATCGCGTACGGGCTGTCGCCCGAGGGAGGATCGCGCCAGGCCAAGCACAGCACGCGCCCCACCGAGTCGCCGTTGTCGGAGTGGCTACGACTCCAGCGCGGCGTCGGCGCGAACCGCTGGGGCTTCTTCCTCCGAGCCGAGACGATGCACTCGTTCTACACCTACCTCGAAGAGAATCCCTCGCCCCGCGGAGACGTCGCCTTCCATGAGATGAGTCACGGCGAATCGTTCCTCGCGCTGCTGGAGAGCCGGTTCGACGAACCGGGGTTCTACTGTCTCGACGAGCCGGAGGCCGCACTCTCGTTCTCGTCGACGCTCTCGCTCATCGCGGTGCTGCAGCGCATCGTCGACGAGGGTGGTCAGGTGCTGTGCGCCACACACTCGCCGGTGCTCGCGGCTCTGCCCGGTGCCCGGATCCTCGAGGTCGGCGACTGGGGTATCCGCCCTGCCGAGTGGAACGACCTCGAACTCGTGAACCACTGGCGGTCGTTCCTCGACTCACCGCCGCGCTATCTCCGCCATCTGCTCGACTAG
- a CDS encoding TetR/AcrR family transcriptional regulator: protein MTEHTSPKRRGRPRGVSDARERIIAAAVDEFGEHGYEAATIRLIAARAGVDSALVHHYFGTKADLFAEAVGIPLRPDIDVPGILAGPRDEIGERLIRYVLQGFEQPEIRRRGVMLLRTAIGSKLTTPLLVGFLSRELLSRVAKSLDVDDAELRASLVASQIAGLLIARYVLRLPALAGASVDELVARVGPTVQRYLFD, encoded by the coding sequence ATGACCGAGCACACATCCCCGAAGCGGCGCGGTCGCCCGCGGGGAGTGTCCGACGCTCGGGAGCGGATCATCGCCGCGGCCGTCGACGAGTTCGGCGAGCACGGCTACGAGGCGGCGACGATCCGCCTCATCGCCGCGCGAGCAGGGGTGGACTCGGCACTCGTGCACCACTACTTCGGCACCAAGGCCGACCTCTTCGCCGAGGCCGTCGGCATCCCGCTCCGCCCCGATATCGATGTGCCGGGGATCCTCGCCGGACCCCGCGACGAGATCGGTGAGCGACTGATCCGCTATGTGCTGCAGGGGTTCGAACAGCCGGAGATCCGCCGCCGCGGCGTGATGCTGCTGCGCACGGCGATCGGCAGCAAGCTCACGACCCCGCTGCTGGTCGGCTTCCTGTCGCGGGAGCTGCTGTCGCGGGTGGCGAAGAGCCTCGACGTCGATGATGCGGAGCTGCGGGCGTCGCTCGTCGCCTCGCAGATCGCCGGGTTGTTGATCGCGCGCTATGTGCTGCGGCTGCCTGCGCTCGCCGGAGCATCCGTCGACGAGCTGGTCGCGCGGGTCGGCCCGACCGTGCAGCGCTACCTCTTCGACTGA
- a CDS encoding ABC transporter ATP-binding protein, whose translation MMNNLAVEVSQLRVQRGKTSVFDGIDLAIPRGQITGLLGPSGCGKTTLMRSIVGVQRITSGEVTVLGEPGGSRQLRHRVSYGTQGAAVYGDLSVRQNLSYFAALLKAPKGDVDRVIAEVGLGPQAGQLVDSLSGGQSTRVSLAMALIGSPELVVLDEPTVGLDPVLRSELWGLFRGLADRGVTLIVSSHVMDEALRCDRLLLLREGRIIADTTPHALLADTGTDDPEAAFLALIERDRSLSGDTRRSRREARADDGEASA comes from the coding sequence ATGATGAATAATCTCGCGGTCGAGGTCTCGCAGCTGCGGGTGCAGCGCGGCAAGACGTCGGTGTTCGACGGGATCGATCTCGCGATCCCGCGCGGTCAGATCACCGGCCTGCTGGGTCCGTCGGGCTGCGGCAAGACCACACTCATGCGCTCGATCGTCGGTGTGCAGCGGATCACATCCGGCGAGGTCACCGTGCTCGGCGAGCCGGGCGGTTCGCGGCAGCTGCGGCATCGCGTGTCATACGGCACCCAGGGTGCCGCGGTCTATGGCGACCTGAGCGTGCGGCAGAACCTGTCGTACTTCGCGGCCCTGCTCAAGGCGCCGAAGGGCGATGTCGACCGGGTCATCGCCGAGGTCGGACTCGGACCGCAGGCCGGGCAGCTGGTCGACTCGCTCAGCGGCGGGCAGTCGACGCGGGTCTCGCTCGCGATGGCGCTGATCGGATCCCCCGAGCTCGTGGTGCTGGATGAGCCGACGGTCGGACTCGACCCCGTTCTGCGTTCCGAGCTCTGGGGACTCTTCCGGGGCCTCGCGGACCGCGGCGTCACCCTCATCGTCTCGAGCCATGTGATGGACGAGGCGCTCCGCTGCGACCGACTGCTGCTTCTGCGCGAGGGCAGGATCATCGCCGACACCACCCCGCACGCATTGCTGGCCGACACCGGCACCGACGATCCGGAGGCGGCGTTCCTCGCCCTGATCGAACGAGACCGATCCCTCTCCGGTGACACGAGACGATCCCGCAGGGAAGCGCGTGCCGACGACGGGGAGGCGTCGGCATGA
- a CDS encoding ABC transporter permease, which yields MNGLRMFATAGRVLTQLRHDPRSIALMLIAPSLLVGLFAWLFSDQEGVFDQFGGAILALFPFIVMFLITSITTLRERRSGTLERLMTTPLGKADFILGYALAFGLMALLQAVITVSFAVGVCGLDVDGPLWQLGLVAIVDALLGTALGLLASAFAQTEFQAVQFMPLLVFPQIILGGLFMPRDQMPDVLHAISDWLPLSYAIDTINAVAAGDEGWDVFGPLLVVLAFAVGALVLAALTLRRRTR from the coding sequence ATGAACGGCCTGCGAATGTTCGCGACAGCCGGTCGGGTGCTGACCCAGCTGCGCCACGATCCACGCTCGATCGCGCTGATGCTGATCGCGCCGAGCCTGCTGGTCGGGCTGTTCGCGTGGCTGTTCAGCGATCAGGAGGGCGTGTTCGATCAGTTCGGCGGAGCGATCCTCGCGCTGTTCCCGTTCATCGTGATGTTCCTGATCACGTCGATCACCACCCTGCGCGAGCGCCGGTCCGGCACGCTGGAGCGGCTGATGACCACCCCGCTCGGCAAGGCCGACTTCATTCTGGGCTACGCGCTCGCCTTCGGTCTGATGGCGCTCCTGCAGGCCGTGATCACGGTGTCGTTCGCAGTGGGGGTGTGCGGTCTCGACGTCGATGGCCCGCTGTGGCAGCTCGGACTGGTCGCGATCGTCGACGCCCTGCTCGGCACCGCCCTCGGACTGCTCGCGAGCGCGTTCGCCCAGACCGAGTTCCAGGCTGTGCAGTTCATGCCGCTGCTGGTGTTCCCGCAGATCATCCTGGGCGGCCTGTTCATGCCGCGCGACCAGATGCCCGATGTGCTCCACGCCATCTCGGACTGGCTGCCGTTGAGCTACGCGATCGACACGATCAACGCGGTCGCGGCGGGGGATGAGGGGTGGGACGTGTTCGGTCCGCTCCTCGTGGTTCTGGCCTTCGCCGTCGGCGCCCTCGTGCTGGCCGCGCTGACGCTGCGGCGGCGCACTCGCTGA
- the hrpB gene encoding ATP-dependent helicase HrpB, whose product MTSAAFDLAAIGAGLSFAAAVDELSKTLDTSTSAVVSAPPGTGKTTLVPPLLASRSSGRVIVTQPRRVAARAAARRLAQLDGSPLGTRVGFTVRGERAVGKETRVEFVTAGVLLRRLLDDPGLQGVDAVIIDEVHERALETDLLIGLLSEVRELRDDLVLIAMSATLDAARIAAVIGTDELPAPIVDHDVPAFPLTERWAPSPAPRLDERGVTWAFLDHVARTTASAAQELRRDDPAADVLVFAPGAREVSEIARRIRDTTDAFDVRELHGRMPAAEQDAVIRGRRADEPARIIVTTSLAESSLTVPGVRLVVDTCLARTPQRDAARGMTGLVTVAASRSSCVQRAGRSTRQGPGIVIRCVDERTYAAAPTRPTPEIVSSDLADAALLLACWGAPGGAGLRLIDPLPADSLADAVTVLHGLGAIDDDGRATEEGRALARIPTDPRLARALRDGSPAVGARLAAEVVALLGGDLRTADSDVAQALITLRGGRTADARRWRSDADRLERLSAATPGVRSDLDGVGLVIALAFPERVARRVDRTAGGATFLLASGTRAGVTGPLAAVEWLAIADVARASGRASAGSGAVVRSAATLSEEQMEQAASHLLTDRVEAEFVGGRVQARRERRVGAILRSSAPVRASADEGRDAVRRTLQREGLGMFAWSAAATELRSRLALLHREQGSPWPDVSDAGLLAALDAWLAPELDSLAAGTPAARLDLTSALRRLLPWPEAARLDELAPERLEVPSGSRVRIAYPAPDDLDARPVVAVKLQECFGWAETPRLVDGRVPVLFHLLSPAGRPLAVTDDLTSFWSGPYAQVRAEMRGRYPKHPWPEDPWAAAPTRHTKNRAAR is encoded by the coding sequence ATGACGTCCGCCGCTTTCGACCTCGCCGCCATCGGCGCGGGACTCTCGTTCGCGGCCGCCGTCGACGAGCTCTCGAAGACGCTCGACACCAGCACGTCAGCGGTGGTGAGCGCTCCCCCCGGCACCGGCAAGACCACGCTCGTGCCCCCGCTGCTCGCCTCCCGGTCGAGCGGCCGTGTCATCGTCACGCAGCCTCGTCGCGTCGCCGCCCGCGCAGCCGCCCGTCGACTCGCCCAGCTCGACGGATCGCCGCTCGGCACTCGCGTGGGGTTCACGGTCCGCGGCGAGCGCGCGGTCGGAAAGGAGACGCGGGTCGAGTTCGTCACGGCCGGCGTCCTGCTGCGCCGACTGTTGGACGACCCCGGCCTGCAGGGTGTCGACGCCGTGATCATCGACGAGGTTCACGAGCGCGCACTCGAGACCGACCTGCTGATCGGCCTGCTCTCCGAGGTACGCGAGCTGCGCGACGACCTCGTTCTCATCGCCATGTCGGCGACCCTCGACGCCGCGCGCATCGCCGCTGTGATCGGCACCGACGAGCTGCCAGCCCCGATCGTCGACCACGACGTACCCGCCTTCCCGCTCACCGAGCGCTGGGCCCCGAGCCCCGCACCGCGCCTCGACGAACGCGGAGTCACCTGGGCGTTCCTGGATCACGTCGCACGCACCACCGCGTCCGCCGCACAGGAGCTGCGCCGCGACGATCCTGCCGCCGATGTGCTGGTCTTCGCACCGGGTGCCCGCGAGGTGTCGGAGATCGCCCGCCGCATCCGCGACACGACCGACGCCTTCGACGTGCGGGAGCTGCACGGTCGCATGCCCGCCGCCGAGCAGGATGCCGTGATCCGCGGCCGTCGCGCGGACGAGCCGGCCCGCATCATCGTCACGACCTCGCTCGCGGAGTCCTCCCTCACGGTGCCGGGAGTGCGGCTGGTGGTCGACACCTGCCTCGCCCGTACCCCGCAGCGCGATGCCGCACGCGGGATGACGGGACTGGTGACCGTCGCAGCCTCTCGTTCGTCGTGCGTGCAGCGTGCCGGCCGCAGCACCCGCCAGGGTCCCGGAATCGTCATCCGCTGCGTCGACGAACGCACGTACGCCGCGGCCCCCACGCGTCCGACCCCCGAGATCGTGTCGAGCGACCTCGCAGATGCGGCCCTGCTGCTCGCCTGCTGGGGCGCGCCCGGCGGAGCCGGTCTGCGGCTGATCGATCCGCTTCCCGCCGACAGCCTGGCCGACGCCGTCACGGTGCTCCACGGCCTCGGCGCGATCGACGACGACGGGCGCGCCACCGAGGAGGGCCGTGCCCTGGCGCGCATCCCGACCGACCCGCGCCTCGCCCGCGCTCTGCGTGACGGCAGCCCGGCTGTGGGCGCTCGACTCGCCGCCGAGGTCGTCGCGCTCCTGGGCGGCGACCTGCGCACCGCGGACTCCGACGTCGCGCAAGCGCTCATCACTCTTCGAGGCGGGCGCACGGCGGACGCCCGCCGGTGGCGCAGCGATGCGGATCGCCTCGAGCGCCTGAGCGCGGCGACGCCGGGGGTGCGCTCGGACCTCGACGGCGTCGGCCTCGTGATCGCGCTGGCCTTCCCCGAGCGGGTCGCCCGCCGCGTGGACCGCACGGCCGGCGGGGCGACGTTCCTGCTCGCATCCGGTACCCGCGCGGGGGTGACCGGTCCGCTCGCGGCGGTCGAGTGGCTGGCCATCGCCGACGTCGCCCGCGCGTCCGGTCGTGCATCCGCCGGCTCCGGGGCGGTCGTCCGATCGGCGGCGACGCTCAGCGAGGAGCAGATGGAGCAGGCCGCGAGCCACCTGCTCACCGACCGCGTCGAGGCGGAGTTCGTCGGAGGTCGCGTGCAGGCACGCCGTGAGCGCCGCGTGGGCGCGATCCTGCGTTCCTCGGCACCGGTGCGCGCATCCGCCGACGAGGGGCGGGATGCCGTGCGCCGGACGCTGCAGCGCGAAGGGCTGGGCATGTTCGCCTGGTCCGCAGCGGCCACCGAACTGCGGAGTCGTCTGGCGCTGCTGCACCGCGAACAGGGCTCACCGTGGCCGGATGTGTCGGATGCGGGACTCCTCGCCGCCCTGGACGCCTGGCTCGCGCCGGAGCTCGATTCCCTGGCAGCCGGAACCCCCGCCGCACGGCTGGATCTGACATCGGCGCTGCGGCGGCTGCTGCCGTGGCCTGAGGCCGCGCGGCTGGATGAGCTCGCGCCCGAACGACTCGAGGTGCCCAGCGGATCCCGCGTGCGGATCGCCTACCCGGCACCGGACGACCTCGACGCCCGCCCCGTTGTCGCCGTGAAGCTGCAGGAGTGCTTCGGCTGGGCCGAGACACCTCGGCTGGTCGACGGTCGCGTGCCGGTGCTGTTCCACCTGCTCTCCCCCGCCGGTCGCCCGCTCGCCGTCACCGACGACCTCACATCGTTCTGGTCAGGCCCCTATGCGCAGGTGCGCGCCGAGATGCGGGGCCGCTACCCGAAGCATCCATGGCCCGAGGACCCCTGGGCCGCCGCACCGACCAGGCACACCAAGAACCGCGCCGCCCGCTGA
- a CDS encoding SPFH domain-containing protein, whose translation MEIAGAVGILIIVGIAIVAAVIILLILLLFARSWIKVARADEALVISGRKQKVQRAVIATDGSSTSEMSESPVTVIVNGKSLVNPITQRHEIISLRSRQVSLNAEAQSLDSVTLNVDGVAIVKIGSDPILVRRAAERFASQDKAIEQFTTEQLEGALRGIVATLSVVELMRERKKFSDQIAADVSQELAEQGLILDSFQIKGITDKVGYIQSLGAPEIQAKRQSAEISQTNADRAINQKNIANQEANLIEQTALDTNTANSNAGIGRARAEAEQAENLAREQAQQAVLQQQAENRQAQLDADVKRVADAQRYEAETRAQAELYTRERAAEAAAIEQVKQAEARTRIAEQQAQADKARADGEAAAAVAKAQGEADALRSQAEAESEARRLRANAEADAIRAEGDARAAALEAEAKAIASNQDAFLSQRVLEVLPSIMAEFSKGYAAIGNVSIIGGSGEEGASQVVGADSAIAMRSVFDSVHSATGLDLAGIIQGQAVGRSFGAGVAEATAPAPAQKRVPEPTTPPPPAAPAADAE comes from the coding sequence ATGGAGATCGCCGGAGCAGTCGGCATCCTCATCATCGTCGGCATCGCGATCGTCGCCGCCGTCATCATCTTGCTCATCCTGCTGCTGTTCGCACGCAGCTGGATCAAGGTGGCCCGCGCTGACGAGGCACTCGTCATCTCGGGGCGCAAGCAGAAGGTGCAACGCGCAGTCATCGCCACCGACGGGTCGAGCACGTCCGAGATGTCGGAGTCGCCGGTCACGGTCATCGTGAACGGCAAGTCGCTCGTCAACCCGATCACGCAGCGCCACGAGATCATCTCGCTGCGCTCGCGCCAGGTCTCCCTGAACGCGGAGGCGCAGTCGCTCGACAGCGTCACCCTGAACGTCGACGGTGTCGCGATCGTGAAGATCGGTTCCGACCCCATCCTGGTCCGCCGAGCGGCCGAGCGATTCGCCTCGCAGGACAAGGCCATCGAGCAGTTCACCACCGAGCAGCTGGAAGGTGCCCTCCGCGGTATCGTCGCGACGCTCTCGGTCGTCGAGCTGATGCGTGAACGGAAGAAGTTCTCGGACCAGATCGCCGCCGACGTCTCGCAGGAGCTCGCCGAGCAGGGTCTGATCCTCGACTCGTTCCAGATCAAGGGCATCACCGACAAGGTCGGCTACATCCAGTCGCTCGGTGCTCCCGAGATCCAGGCGAAGCGTCAGTCCGCAGAGATCTCGCAGACCAACGCCGACCGTGCGATCAACCAGAAGAACATCGCGAACCAGGAAGCCAACCTGATCGAGCAGACCGCGCTCGACACCAACACCGCGAACTCCAACGCCGGCATCGGCCGGGCACGTGCCGAGGCCGAGCAGGCGGAGAACCTCGCCCGCGAACAGGCGCAGCAGGCCGTGCTCCAGCAGCAGGCCGAGAACCGTCAGGCCCAGCTCGACGCCGACGTCAAGCGCGTCGCCGACGCGCAGCGGTACGAGGCGGAGACCCGCGCGCAGGCCGAGCTCTACACGCGCGAGCGTGCAGCCGAGGCGGCGGCGATCGAGCAGGTCAAGCAGGCAGAGGCGCGCACCCGCATCGCCGAGCAGCAGGCGCAGGCCGACAAGGCACGCGCCGATGGTGAAGCCGCAGCGGCCGTCGCGAAGGCGCAGGGTGAGGCAGACGCACTGCGCTCGCAGGCCGAGGCGGAGTCCGAGGCACGCCGTCTGCGCGCCAACGCCGAAGCCGACGCGATCCGTGCCGAGGGTGACGCGCGAGCGGCCGCTCTCGAAGCGGAGGCCAAGGCCATCGCCTCGAACCAGGACGCCTTCCTCTCGCAGCGCGTGCTCGAGGTGCTGCCGTCGATCATGGCCGAGTTCTCGAAGGGCTACGCCGCGATCGGCAATGTGTCGATCATCGGCGGCTCGGGCGAGGAAGGCGCCTCGCAGGTCGTCGGCGCCGACAGCGCGATCGCGATGCGGTCGGTGTTCGACAGCGTGCACTCCGCCACAGGGCTCGACCTCGCCGGCATCATCCAGGGCCAGGCCGTCGGTCGCAGCTTCGGCGCCGGCGTCGCCGAGGCGACGGCTCCCGCTCCTGCGCAGAAGCGGGTTCCGGAGCCGACCACTCCCCCGCCGCCCGCCGCACCGGCGGCCGACGCCGAGTAG
- a CDS encoding MarR family winged helix-turn-helix transcriptional regulator produces MTDRKLALEAWESLFRAQHELFTEMMTDFEHGDLAQAEYDVLLTVTRSPDMTARLRDVTSNMLISQPSVSRLVDRMVTRGLVSKCADPDDGRGSLIRATEAGARAFRSLATVHGRSIAERMSTLEDDELRALRDLAEKLRKG; encoded by the coding sequence ATGACCGATCGCAAGCTCGCCCTGGAGGCCTGGGAGAGCCTGTTCCGGGCGCAGCACGAGCTCTTCACCGAGATGATGACGGACTTCGAGCACGGCGACCTCGCGCAGGCCGAGTACGACGTGCTGCTCACCGTCACGCGCTCCCCCGACATGACCGCGCGGCTGCGCGACGTCACCTCGAACATGCTGATCAGCCAGCCGAGCGTCTCGCGGCTGGTCGACCGCATGGTCACGCGCGGACTCGTGTCGAAGTGCGCGGATCCCGACGACGGCCGCGGCTCCCTCATCCGGGCCACAGAGGCCGGTGCGAGGGCGTTCCGCTCACTCGCGACCGTGCACGGGCGCTCGATCGCCGAGCGGATGTCGACTCTCGAGGACGACGAGCTGCGCGCCCTGCGCGACCTCGCCGAGAAGCTCCGCAAGGGCTGA
- a CDS encoding phosphotransferase, with translation MVAASEEITASLVRSLVAEQFPEWSELPIRPVEAQGWDNRTFRLGDQLTVRLPSADGYVAGLVREERTLAVLGSRFRVAIPCVVATGAPSAAFNRLWSVREWIEGRTFTAVGTRERETAISGLGDALRELQACDTVGGPWAGSASAYRGCHVSAVGEKIQGRLLLLDRRRAEGCRALWDAAVATVWTGPPVWVHGDVAPGNVLFDSSGRLAALIDFGQTCVGDPACDLAFGWLSCSPRERDRLHDRLQLPEDAWLRGAAWALWKALISSPEEVLAKYGRSRDAVLSDLAGLTTG, from the coding sequence ATGGTTGCCGCTTCCGAAGAGATCACTGCTTCGCTGGTTCGCTCCCTTGTGGCGGAGCAGTTCCCTGAGTGGTCGGAGTTGCCGATCCGCCCGGTGGAAGCTCAGGGGTGGGACAACCGCACCTTCCGGCTCGGTGACCAGCTGACTGTCCGCCTCCCGAGCGCTGACGGCTACGTCGCCGGCCTCGTCCGGGAGGAGCGGACACTCGCGGTCCTCGGCTCCCGCTTTCGCGTCGCGATCCCCTGCGTCGTAGCGACCGGGGCCCCGTCGGCGGCATTCAACCGACTGTGGTCCGTTCGCGAGTGGATCGAGGGGCGCACTTTCACCGCGGTGGGAACGCGCGAACGAGAAACCGCCATCAGTGGTCTGGGCGATGCTCTGAGGGAGTTGCAGGCCTGCGACACGGTCGGAGGCCCCTGGGCGGGAAGCGCATCTGCCTACCGCGGCTGTCACGTCAGCGCGGTCGGCGAGAAGATACAGGGCCGGCTCCTCCTCCTGGACAGACGCCGCGCTGAGGGATGTCGGGCACTCTGGGATGCGGCCGTGGCCACCGTGTGGACCGGGCCGCCGGTGTGGGTGCATGGCGATGTCGCGCCAGGCAACGTGTTGTTCGACAGCAGCGGCCGGTTGGCGGCGCTCATCGATTTCGGGCAGACGTGCGTCGGTGATCCCGCCTGCGACCTGGCCTTCGGATGGTTGAGTTGCAGTCCTCGCGAGCGTGATCGCCTGCACGACCGGCTGCAGCTACCCGAGGATGCATGGTTGCGAGGTGCTGCCTGGGCGCTGTGGAAGGCCCTCATCAGTTCCCCCGAAGAGGTGCTCGCCAAGTACGGGCGCTCACGTGATGCCGTGCTGAGCGATCTGGCCGGCCTGACGACGGGATAG
- a CDS encoding VOC family protein — MGMTPSPSAGAWRTAPTATAGAAPDGTRMDTVELLVRDLDAMTSYYRDAVTLDVLEQSGATAVLGRGTQKIMTLRQERDLPTASPRAAGLYHTAILFQDPQQLASSLFQMAQRVPQTFTGSADHLVSEAFYFTDPEGNGLELYHDRPRDQWQLLPGGGVVMDSLPLDPNAFLHQWLDEDATTAGDTAAIGHVHLQVGDIPTAKRFYVDVLGLDITADLGSALFVSAGGYHHHIGMNTWQSAGAGPRAASLGLGDVRIQVPTREDVEAMAERVRGHGIDGADDGRSLHLADPWGTRLVISPEGI, encoded by the coding sequence ATGGGCATGACACCTTCGCCCTCGGCAGGAGCCTGGCGCACAGCACCGACCGCGACCGCTGGAGCCGCGCCCGACGGCACCCGGATGGACACCGTCGAGCTGCTCGTGCGCGACCTCGACGCCATGACCTCCTACTACCGCGATGCGGTCACGCTCGATGTGCTCGAGCAGTCGGGCGCCACTGCGGTGCTCGGTCGCGGCACGCAGAAGATCATGACCCTGCGCCAGGAACGGGACCTCCCCACCGCGAGCCCTCGGGCGGCCGGGCTCTATCACACGGCGATCCTGTTCCAGGATCCGCAGCAGCTCGCATCCTCGCTGTTCCAGATGGCGCAACGGGTACCGCAGACCTTCACGGGTTCTGCGGATCACCTCGTCAGCGAGGCGTTCTACTTCACCGACCCCGAAGGCAACGGCCTCGAGCTCTATCACGACCGCCCTCGCGATCAGTGGCAGCTGCTCCCCGGCGGCGGGGTGGTGATGGACTCCCTGCCGCTCGACCCGAACGCATTCCTGCACCAGTGGCTCGACGAGGATGCGACCACCGCAGGCGACACCGCGGCGATCGGTCACGTGCACCTGCAGGTGGGCGACATCCCGACCGCGAAGCGGTTCTACGTCGACGTGCTCGGTCTCGACATCACCGCCGATCTGGGGTCCGCGCTGTTCGTCTCCGCGGGCGGCTACCACCACCACATCGGGATGAACACCTGGCAGAGCGCCGGGGCCGGGCCGCGCGCCGCGTCGCTCGGACTCGGAGACGTGCGCATCCAGGTGCCGACCCGAGAGGATGTCGAGGCGATGGCGGAACGCGTCCGCGGTCACGGCATCGACGGCGCCGATGACGGCCGCAGCCTGCATCTCGCCGACCCGTGGGGCACGCGGTTGGTGATCTCGCCGGAGGGGATCTGA
- a CDS encoding DoxX family protein — translation MAEPQKGITMLIAYWIVAGLLALAYLGAGAMKIARPPAKLADSGLTWAPDFPLWTVKAIGILEVIGALGLILPPLTGIATILAPLAAVGLVLVQLGAIVTHVVRGEVKTLVVNVVLLVLAIAAAWLGFVSWA, via the coding sequence ATGGCAGAACCTCAGAAGGGCATCACGATGTTGATCGCATATTGGATCGTCGCCGGGCTCCTCGCGCTCGCCTACCTCGGCGCCGGCGCGATGAAGATCGCGCGGCCCCCGGCGAAGCTCGCCGACTCCGGCCTGACCTGGGCGCCCGACTTCCCCCTGTGGACCGTCAAGGCGATCGGAATCCTCGAGGTGATCGGCGCGCTCGGCCTGATCCTGCCCCCGCTCACCGGAATCGCCACGATCCTGGCTCCGCTGGCGGCCGTCGGATTGGTCCTGGTGCAGCTCGGCGCGATCGTCACCCACGTCGTGCGAGGCGAGGTCAAGACGCTCGTGGTGAATGTCGTGCTGCTGGTGCTCGCCATCGCCGCCGCCTGGCTCGGATTCGTGTCATGGGCATGA
- a CDS encoding MarR family winged helix-turn-helix transcriptional regulator: MDDRESRAWLGLVAVTQLLPAALDSQLQREAHLTHFEFMALTALRFAPESILRMTALADATNATLTRLSHVCTRLEKRGIVERTPSPDDRRATDIRLTTEGRRMLIRAMPGHIETARRLVIDALTPAQLDALAQITGTITDRLSGGEASPPPHD, encoded by the coding sequence ATGGATGATCGCGAATCACGTGCCTGGCTCGGTCTGGTGGCTGTGACGCAGCTGCTCCCCGCGGCGCTGGACTCGCAGCTGCAACGCGAGGCCCACCTGACGCACTTCGAGTTCATGGCGCTCACGGCGCTCCGCTTCGCACCGGAGAGCATTCTGCGCATGACCGCGCTCGCCGACGCCACCAACGCGACGCTCACGAGGCTCTCCCACGTCTGCACGCGACTGGAGAAGCGCGGGATCGTGGAGCGCACGCCCTCTCCCGACGACCGACGCGCGACGGACATCCGGCTCACGACCGAAGGTCGGCGCATGCTGATCCGGGCGATGCCCGGGCACATCGAGACCGCGCGGCGCCTCGTGATCGATGCGCTCACCCCCGCGCAGCTGGACGCGCTGGCCCAGATCACCGGGACCATCACCGATCGGCTGTCGGGCGGTGAGGCGAGCCCGCCCCCGCACGACTGA